From Chitinispirillales bacterium ANBcel5, a single genomic window includes:
- a CDS encoding cytidine deaminase, with product MKVKKHMESEVTFIELIEKAKQVYNPRKISSFIEAGGVSAAILTEDNNIYIGVCIDTACSLGMCAERNAIANMITNSESRIKKLVCYGGENIILSPCGACREYLMQLDKESGNIEILKDIHEMKTVKLGDLVPDWWGTRFESRY from the coding sequence TTGAAAGTTAAAAAACATATGGAAAGCGAAGTAACATTCATAGAATTAATCGAAAAAGCCAAACAGGTCTACAATCCAAGAAAAATATCATCATTTATCGAAGCTGGTGGTGTCTCTGCTGCTATTCTTACAGAAGATAACAACATCTACATCGGTGTATGCATCGATACCGCTTGTTCACTTGGCATGTGTGCCGAACGCAATGCTATCGCCAACATGATCACCAATAGTGAAAGCAGAATTAAAAAGCTTGTATGTTATGGTGGAGAAAACATTATTCTCAGTCCATGCGGAGCATGCAGGGAATATTTGATGCAGTTAGATAAAGAAAGCGGAAACATCGAAATATTAAAAGATATTCATGAAATGAAAACGGTTAAACTGGGAGATTTGGTACCCGATTGGTGGGGTACACGCTTTGAAAGTCGTTATTGA
- a CDS encoding sulfide/dihydroorotate dehydrogenase-like FAD/NAD-binding protein, producing MTKILKKEQLSDSVWRFRLQAPRIAKKRKAGQFIILRPSGDSERIPLTIANADPAAGWIEIIFQAVGKTTMILRDLKEGDSVLDLAGPLGKPTHIENFGKVLCIGGGVGVAPLYPIISALYEAGNEVTSVLGARTKDLLILDTEISEKSSRTLIATDDGSAGKKGFVSDVFNELISNGEIFDAAFVIGPVMMMKVTTSLTVKAGIKTYVSLNPIMIDGTGMCGGCRITVNDKTKFACIDGPEFDASGIDWDEMVKRLGSYRDFESDARDQHTCRLEGK from the coding sequence ATGACTAAAATACTAAAAAAAGAACAGCTTTCAGATTCAGTATGGCGCTTTCGTCTCCAGGCGCCTCGTATCGCAAAGAAGAGAAAAGCCGGACAATTTATCATTTTAAGACCATCGGGCGATAGTGAGCGAATTCCTCTCACCATCGCCAATGCAGATCCTGCAGCAGGATGGATTGAGATTATATTTCAGGCCGTTGGCAAAACGACCATGATCTTACGGGACCTTAAAGAGGGGGATTCAGTACTGGATCTTGCCGGCCCTTTGGGTAAACCAACCCATATCGAAAATTTTGGTAAAGTGTTATGTATCGGTGGTGGAGTTGGTGTTGCACCTCTTTACCCGATCATAAGCGCTCTGTACGAAGCAGGCAATGAAGTAACATCTGTTCTGGGTGCAAGGACCAAAGATCTTCTAATTCTTGATACGGAGATTTCAGAGAAATCTTCACGTACTCTTATCGCTACCGATGATGGATCGGCGGGGAAAAAGGGGTTTGTATCGGATGTATTCAATGAACTGATCTCAAATGGTGAAATTTTTGACGCGGCGTTTGTGATCGGACCGGTTATGATGATGAAAGTAACCACATCGCTGACAGTCAAAGCCGGCATAAAAACATACGTTTCCTTAAATCCTATAATGATTGACGGAACAGGGATGTGTGGCGGCTGCCGTATTACGGTAAATGATAAAACAAAGTTTGCCTGCATCGACGGACCTGAGTTTGATGCATCAGGAATTGACTGGGATGAGATGGTGAAAAGGCTTGGTAGTTATAGAGATTTTGAAAGTGATGCCCGGGACCAACACACGTGCAGATTGGAAGGTAAGTAA
- a CDS encoding GSCFA domain-containing protein codes for MKELLFRTTVPAKRCKTPISHNKCIMVLGSCFAENITDKLNNYLFSVNSNPTGILFNPLSLAAAVKRVVSGEGYTEKDLFKYNDLYHCFDHHSSFSGKKNRVVVKKINESISRAHDSLKDCTHLILTFGTAFTYRLKENGRLVSNCHKLPNSEFCRKLETVSQIVQTCKDSLDLVYAINPGIKIIFTISPVRHLRNDPHENSVSKAHLMCSVSQLQELYPDSYYFPSYEILLDELRDYRFFASDMAHPSELAISFIWQRFAQCCIDERSLQFISAYENVLLALKHEIKSPDTSEAQVFLKSIQNKITALSQTFPEINMKKACDLLEKKTNGYLWGKES; via the coding sequence ATGAAAGAATTATTGTTTAGAACCACAGTGCCTGCTAAAAGGTGCAAAACACCAATTTCTCATAATAAGTGTATTATGGTTCTTGGCTCCTGTTTTGCCGAAAATATCACCGATAAGCTTAATAACTATCTGTTCTCTGTAAATAGTAATCCCACCGGAATACTGTTTAATCCTCTCTCTTTGGCTGCTGCTGTCAAAAGAGTTGTTTCTGGTGAAGGATATACAGAAAAAGATCTTTTCAAATATAACGATTTATATCATTGTTTTGATCACCATTCTTCTTTTTCAGGGAAAAAAAACCGGGTAGTAGTAAAAAAGATAAATGAAAGTATAAGTAGAGCTCACGATTCACTTAAAGATTGCACCCATCTGATTCTTACTTTTGGAACCGCGTTCACATACCGGTTAAAAGAGAATGGACGTTTGGTTTCAAACTGTCATAAACTACCCAATAGTGAATTTTGCCGCAAATTAGAAACCGTTTCACAGATCGTGCAAACCTGTAAAGATTCACTAGATTTAGTGTATGCAATTAATCCTGGTATAAAAATTATTTTCACAATTAGTCCGGTACGTCATTTGCGTAATGATCCCCATGAAAACAGCGTTAGTAAAGCACATCTTATGTGTTCTGTTAGTCAACTTCAGGAATTGTACCCAGATTCTTATTACTTCCCTTCATATGAGATTTTGCTTGACGAACTTCGTGATTATCGTTTTTTTGCCTCTGATATGGCTCATCCCAGTGAACTAGCTATCTCCTTTATTTGGCAACGTTTTGCACAGTGTTGTATTGATGAGCGCTCGTTGCAATTTATCAGTGCCTATGAAAATGTTTTACTCGCTCTTAAGCATGAAATCAAATCCCCTGATACTTCAGAAGCACAAGTTTTTCTAAAAAGTATTCAAAATAAAATTACTGCCCTTTCCCAAACTTTTCCGGAGATAAACATGAAAAAAGCCTGTGATCTGCTGGAGAAAAAAACAAATGGATATCTTTGGGGTAAAGAATCATAG
- a CDS encoding ATP-binding protein, translating into MLDFLSLIPFAAFALNLSMFSYVLGQRRNSPVIRSFLIYAFFMFLVPLLDFLVKLPLHAAVVEFLHSLILPIILSLGFLFLNFVLELIKEKRKKLYWLSMVMFIVSVLITTIFPPLEILHLPNTYIYVPSVWLVIAFFLSLIISPVYSLWLCIKRIQRSNDAQLVKQLRLVLIGSLISTMISITAICSPVFLQTLFLMRFASLGILINTAFLFFAIRVHHLFYVDVEKVEHSFNVIFENVHDAVLLLEANGSAVQINSSARKLFNTPVMKLTRSFLEQHIKGYSFIQDGDAISASISDNLDTKDLIISQSLVKRSDASFGKLLIIHDITMQKRAEQQLTREKNLQSIGQLAAGIAHDFNNFLCGIVANISLARLELDAKSNAAQILSQGEATALSARGLTRQILSFSKGSSLPGEIFELNEIIKDTAEFSTRGSDIKLHFESDLNPVFIKGDKTQIRQVIQNIVINAIQSMQQGGDIKIKIEKTKDTNTAAGFKPGNYLKVIIQDQGCGMAPEISSRVFEPYFTTKSTGSGLGLAVAYSIIKNHKGILTIDSKLNQGTTSTIFLPITETQAPVKTIPEDLRVQTSGRILLMDDYAPVRLSLALLLKRLGFSVDEASSGDQALKIFKAAHREGKRYSAVITDLTVPNGMGGCQLAKQLHLIDPALIIIISSGYSEEVEFSDYKSYGFAAALHKPYNINELKKVLASALPKEVNP; encoded by the coding sequence ATGCTAGATTTTCTCTCATTGATCCCCTTCGCAGCATTTGCATTAAATCTATCGATGTTTTCCTATGTTCTTGGACAACGAAGAAACTCTCCTGTTATAAGGTCATTTCTGATCTATGCTTTTTTTATGTTTCTTGTACCGTTATTGGATTTTTTAGTCAAGCTTCCACTTCATGCAGCGGTTGTCGAATTTTTGCATTCTCTGATACTCCCAATCATTTTATCATTGGGGTTTTTGTTCCTCAACTTTGTTCTTGAACTAATTAAAGAAAAACGCAAAAAACTGTATTGGTTAAGTATGGTGATGTTCATTGTGTCGGTTCTGATCACTACGATTTTTCCGCCACTTGAAATTCTCCATTTACCGAACACCTATATTTATGTGCCTTCAGTATGGCTCGTTATTGCGTTCTTTCTGTCACTGATTATTTCTCCAGTCTATTCTTTGTGGTTGTGTATAAAACGTATTCAGAGAAGTAATGATGCTCAGCTTGTTAAACAGCTCAGACTGGTATTAATCGGCTCATTGATCTCCACAATGATATCGATCACAGCAATTTGCAGCCCTGTTTTTCTACAAACATTGTTCCTAATGCGTTTTGCATCATTAGGAATACTCATCAACACAGCTTTCCTTTTCTTTGCAATAAGAGTGCACCACCTTTTCTATGTTGATGTGGAGAAAGTGGAGCATTCATTCAATGTAATCTTTGAGAACGTTCACGATGCAGTTCTTCTTCTTGAAGCAAACGGATCTGCTGTTCAGATTAATTCAAGCGCCCGTAAGCTCTTTAATACTCCAGTAATGAAACTAACCCGTTCCTTTCTTGAGCAACATATTAAAGGATATAGTTTTATTCAGGATGGTGATGCTATTTCAGCTTCAATTTCAGACAACTTAGACACCAAAGATCTGATTATATCTCAATCACTTGTAAAAAGGTCAGATGCATCTTTTGGCAAACTGCTGATTATACATGATATCACAATGCAAAAAAGAGCTGAGCAGCAGCTGACACGTGAAAAGAACCTACAATCAATCGGACAGCTTGCTGCGGGTATTGCACATGACTTCAATAATTTCCTTTGCGGAATAGTTGCGAATATCTCGCTTGCCAGATTAGAACTGGACGCGAAAAGTAATGCAGCCCAGATACTCTCTCAAGGCGAAGCAACAGCACTTTCTGCACGCGGACTCACCAGGCAAATACTTTCATTTTCAAAAGGCAGTTCTCTTCCAGGAGAAATTTTTGAACTTAATGAGATCATCAAAGATACCGCTGAGTTTTCAACCAGGGGATCAGATATAAAACTGCATTTTGAAAGTGATCTAAATCCAGTTTTTATAAAAGGTGATAAGACCCAAATTCGCCAGGTTATTCAAAATATTGTTATAAACGCTATCCAGTCTATGCAACAGGGTGGAGATATAAAAATAAAGATTGAGAAAACAAAGGACACAAATACTGCTGCGGGTTTTAAACCAGGAAACTATCTTAAAGTGATCATACAAGATCAGGGATGTGGTATGGCACCTGAAATTTCATCCCGGGTCTTTGAGCCCTATTTCACTACTAAATCGACTGGAAGCGGACTTGGACTCGCTGTAGCCTATTCAATTATAAAAAATCATAAAGGAATTCTCACGATAGATTCTAAATTAAACCAAGGAACTACCAGCACTATTTTTCTTCCCATTACTGAAACACAAGCACCGGTAAAAACGATCCCGGAAGATCTCAGGGTTCAGACATCAGGCCGTATTCTTCTGATGGATGATTACGCCCCGGTTCGCTTAAGTTTGGCCCTGCTACTTAAACGACTTGGGTTTTCTGTGGATGAAGCATCCTCAGGTGACCAGGCACTAAAAATTTTTAAAGCAGCACACCGTGAAGGAAAAAGGTACAGTGCTGTAATTACAGACCTTACAGTACCAAACGGCATGGGTGGTTGTCAGCTTGCAAAACAACTACACCTCATAGATCCGGCACTGATAATCATTATATCAAGCGGATACAGCGAAGAAGTAGAGTTTTCAGACTACAAAAGCTATGGTTTTGCTGCAGCTCTGCATAAACCCTATAATATTAATGAGCTTAAAAAAGTACTGGCATCAGCACTACCCAAAGAGGTCAACCCCTGA
- a CDS encoding NAD(P)-dependent oxidoreductase, giving the protein MNIGFMGMGRMGSRMVTHLIIDGSNDIFIYNRTKSKLQPLLSMGAKATDSPAELADRVSLLFTMLSGPEAVEEAAIGERGFLSALKENSIWVDCSTINPEFAKKMSDAAGSVGVRYVDSPVGGSLIPAQKGELEFYVGASHNDFEAIRPVLEMMGKRVTHMGQTSMGVAMKMVHSLLLTGTMFLASEALILGEKTGLSRQQLLETLLQSPVSPPFLQSKRQNFESGSHHTHFALNLALNDLHQIQSTAFNADVILGATSAIKEFFACANNAGLSEKDFSSIYHFLKNPSERQ; this is encoded by the coding sequence ATGAATATCGGATTTATGGGCATGGGCCGTATGGGCAGCAGAATGGTGACTCACCTTATTATCGATGGCAGCAACGATATTTTTATCTATAACCGAACCAAATCCAAGCTCCAGCCGCTGCTCTCTATGGGAGCAAAAGCGACCGATTCCCCTGCGGAGCTGGCAGACAGGGTATCACTTCTGTTCACCATGCTTTCGGGCCCCGAAGCGGTTGAAGAGGCTGCAATCGGGGAACGGGGTTTCTTAAGCGCCCTTAAAGAAAACTCCATATGGGTAGATTGCAGCACCATTAACCCCGAATTTGCTAAAAAGATGTCAGATGCTGCAGGTAGTGTGGGGGTTCGCTATGTCGATTCACCGGTCGGTGGCTCTTTGATCCCCGCTCAAAAGGGTGAGCTTGAGTTTTATGTCGGTGCAAGCCATAACGACTTCGAAGCGATACGCCCTGTTCTGGAAATGATGGGGAAACGAGTAACGCACATGGGACAAACTTCCATGGGTGTAGCCATGAAAATGGTTCACAGCCTTCTACTTACCGGTACCATGTTTCTGGCCAGTGAGGCACTTATCCTGGGCGAAAAAACAGGATTATCCAGGCAACAACTTTTAGAAACCCTACTGCAAAGTCCGGTATCCCCACCTTTTCTGCAGTCAAAACGCCAAAACTTTGAATCAGGATCACATCACACCCACTTTGCACTGAATCTTGCCCTGAACGATCTTCACCAGATACAATCCACAGCGTTTAACGCCGACGTAATTCTCGGAGCCACATCGGCCATTAAGGAGTTTTTTGCCTGCGCAAACAATGCCGGGCTCTCTGAAAAGGATTTTTCTTCAATATACCATTTTCTTAAAAACCCCTCTGAGAGGCAATAA
- a CDS encoding pseudouridine synthase: MKNSTKKYQRIDKILSNLGYCSRSKVKELLSEHRVSVMGKVIKNPSLKVEPSQVVIDNEALDHPDGITILLNKPAGYVCSHNSSEGRRVYDLLPERWMKRNPVPVTAGRLDKDTTGALLITDNTQLVHRLTSPRQHVQKKYRVTVDKPLNDTLIVLFSSGTLTLPGEEKPCLPADLTIIDEYTADLTLTEGRYHQVKRMFATQGYSVEALHRMSFAEYTVKGLKEGEWVEL; the protein is encoded by the coding sequence GTGAAAAACAGCACCAAAAAATATCAGCGCATCGATAAAATTCTCTCAAACCTTGGTTACTGCAGCAGAAGCAAAGTTAAAGAGTTGCTCTCTGAGCACAGAGTTTCAGTGATGGGCAAAGTGATAAAGAATCCATCACTGAAGGTTGAGCCATCACAGGTAGTAATCGATAATGAGGCGCTGGATCATCCCGATGGGATAACGATACTTCTCAACAAACCTGCCGGATATGTATGTTCTCATAACAGTAGTGAGGGTCGTAGAGTTTATGATCTGCTGCCCGAACGGTGGATGAAAAGAAACCCGGTACCTGTAACTGCAGGACGTCTTGATAAAGATACCACCGGTGCACTTTTGATTACCGATAACACCCAACTTGTCCACAGGCTAACCTCTCCCAGGCAGCACGTACAAAAAAAGTACCGTGTCACAGTAGACAAACCACTTAACGATACCCTTATAGTGCTGTTTTCTTCCGGGACACTAACCTTACCGGGTGAAGAGAAACCCTGTCTTCCAGCAGACCTTACCATTATCGATGAGTATACAGCTGATTTAACCCTTACCGAGGGTCGATATCATCAGGTAAAAAGGATGTTTGCTACACAGGGCTATAGTGTAGAGGCGCTTCACCGCATGAGTTTTGCAGAGTATACTGTAAAAGGTTTAAAGGAGGGTGAGTGGGTAGAGCTGTAG
- the gltA gene encoding NADPH-dependent glutamate synthase, whose protein sequence is MSNTEVSRKKATRVPMREQDPERRARNFSEVPHGYSEQEAMEEAKRCLQCKKPLCVDGCPVNVKIPEFIKLIADGKFAEAARKLKETNALPAVCGRVCPQEEQCEIRCILQKKGNAIAVGNLERFAADWERDHNAVKLPEIKPSNGKKVAIVGSGPAGLTCAGELIKEGFDVTIFEALHEAGGVLVYGIPEFRLPKEIVKQEIDYLTKLGVKIEKNFIIGKIATIDELLTEEGFDAVFVGSGAGLPSFMKIKGENSIGVYSANEYLTRSNLMKAFEKNSPTPIMKGKKVVTVGGGNVAMDAARTAIRLGAENSSIVYRRSESEMPARVAEVHHAKEEGIEFNLLCNPVEILSDDKGFVKGIKCIRMELGEPDASGRRRPVPIDGSEFMIDCEVVVIAIGNSPNPLIPESTPELEISKWGTIVADETTGQTSKKYVYAGGDIVTGAATVILAMGAGKIAAENICKDLRDQKQ, encoded by the coding sequence ATGAGTAATACAGAGGTAAGCAGAAAAAAAGCAACACGAGTACCTATGCGGGAGCAGGATCCTGAGCGTAGAGCAAGAAATTTTTCTGAAGTCCCTCATGGCTACTCAGAGCAGGAAGCAATGGAAGAAGCAAAACGCTGCCTTCAATGTAAAAAACCACTGTGTGTTGACGGATGTCCTGTGAATGTAAAAATTCCTGAATTCATTAAGTTAATTGCGGATGGCAAATTTGCTGAAGCAGCACGAAAACTAAAGGAGACCAACGCACTTCCTGCTGTGTGCGGCAGAGTATGTCCACAGGAAGAACAGTGTGAAATACGTTGCATTCTGCAAAAGAAAGGTAACGCTATAGCAGTTGGAAACCTGGAACGATTTGCCGCCGACTGGGAACGTGACCACAATGCGGTGAAACTTCCTGAAATCAAACCTTCTAACGGTAAAAAGGTTGCCATTGTTGGTTCTGGTCCTGCAGGTCTTACCTGCGCGGGGGAGCTTATCAAAGAAGGGTTTGATGTAACAATTTTTGAAGCGCTGCACGAAGCCGGTGGGGTGCTGGTGTATGGTATACCGGAATTTCGCCTGCCTAAAGAAATTGTAAAACAGGAAATAGACTACCTTACAAAACTTGGTGTGAAGATAGAGAAAAACTTTATTATCGGAAAAATAGCTACAATTGATGAGCTACTCACCGAAGAGGGTTTTGACGCGGTATTTGTAGGAAGCGGCGCGGGCCTTCCTTCATTTATGAAAATTAAGGGAGAAAACAGTATAGGTGTCTACTCTGCAAACGAATACCTTACCAGAAGCAACCTCATGAAAGCTTTTGAAAAAAACTCCCCTACCCCTATTATGAAGGGGAAAAAAGTTGTAACAGTTGGTGGTGGTAATGTAGCAATGGATGCTGCACGGACTGCAATAAGGCTTGGTGCCGAAAATTCCAGCATCGTTTACCGTAGAAGCGAATCTGAAATGCCGGCTCGTGTCGCCGAAGTTCACCATGCAAAAGAGGAAGGCATCGAGTTTAATCTTTTATGTAATCCGGTTGAAATACTTTCTGACGACAAGGGGTTTGTTAAAGGTATTAAGTGCATAAGGATGGAACTTGGAGAACCCGATGCCTCCGGAAGAAGAAGGCCTGTACCTATCGACGGAAGCGAGTTTATGATCGATTGTGAGGTGGTAGTAATAGCTATTGGTAATAGCCCAAACCCCCTTATACCCGAAAGTACTCCTGAACTTGAGATTTCCAAGTGGGGGACAATCGTAGCGGATGAAACCACTGGTCAAACATCAAAAAAATATGTTTATGCGGGTGGTGACATCGTAACAGGTGCAGCCACAGTTATTTTAGCAATGGGTGCGGGAAAAATCGCAGCGGAAAACATTTGCAAAGATCTTAGAGATCAAAAACAATAA
- the metK gene encoding methionine adenosyltransferase, with the protein MRRFFTSESVSQGHPDKVCDQISDAVLDAMLAQDPNSRVACETLVTTGLVVVAGEVTSKAVVDIQEIVRKTIREIGYDKPALGFEADGCGILTALHQQSPDISQGVTQGEGLHKEQGAGDQGIMFGFACNETDVCMPLSIHFSHRIVEELVKLRESGEIPYLRPDSKSQITVEYDDLTPKRVDTVVISTQHDPDVEHATIKQDMIEKVVKKVIPAELLDSDTTYHINPTGRFVIGGPHGDSGVTGRKIIVDTYGGYGAHGGGAFSGKDPSKVDRSAAYAARWVAKNVVASGLATHCEIQLSYAIGVPEPLSIHVDTYGTGKLSELEICEVIRKVFDLTPAGIIEKLDLKRPIYRETARNGHFGRELQDFTWEKTDMVEQIKKEAGL; encoded by the coding sequence ATGCGTCGTTTTTTTACCTCAGAAAGTGTGTCTCAGGGGCATCCTGACAAGGTTTGCGACCAGATTTCAGACGCGGTACTTGATGCTATGCTTGCTCAGGACCCAAATTCACGGGTTGCTTGCGAGACATTGGTTACAACCGGTCTGGTTGTTGTTGCAGGAGAGGTCACAAGCAAAGCCGTAGTGGATATACAGGAGATTGTGAGAAAGACTATAAGGGAGATCGGTTACGATAAGCCCGCGCTTGGTTTTGAAGCAGATGGTTGTGGGATACTCACAGCACTTCACCAGCAGTCCCCCGATATTTCTCAGGGAGTTACACAGGGTGAGGGACTACATAAAGAGCAGGGGGCCGGTGATCAGGGGATAATGTTTGGCTTTGCCTGTAATGAAACCGACGTATGTATGCCTCTTTCCATTCACTTCTCCCATAGAATAGTAGAAGAGCTTGTTAAGTTACGCGAGAGTGGTGAAATCCCCTATCTTCGTCCGGATTCAAAGTCTCAGATTACAGTCGAGTATGATGACCTTACACCCAAGCGCGTAGACACCGTAGTAATCTCCACACAACACGATCCGGATGTTGAACACGCGACTATCAAACAGGATATGATAGAGAAGGTAGTAAAAAAGGTAATTCCTGCTGAGTTGCTTGATTCTGATACGACCTATCATATTAACCCCACCGGCAGATTCGTTATTGGTGGTCCTCATGGTGATTCGGGTGTAACCGGAAGAAAAATCATTGTTGATACCTACGGGGGCTATGGTGCTCATGGCGGTGGAGCGTTTTCCGGAAAAGACCCTTCAAAGGTAGATAGAAGCGCCGCGTATGCTGCACGATGGGTTGCCAAAAACGTGGTCGCATCAGGACTTGCCACCCACTGTGAAATTCAGCTCAGTTATGCTATCGGTGTTCCTGAACCACTCTCAATCCACGTGGACACTTACGGGACTGGTAAATTATCGGAGCTTGAAATCTGTGAAGTGATAAGAAAGGTGTTTGATCTTACACCCGCGGGTATCATTGAAAAACTCGATCTGAAGCGCCCGATCTACAGAGAAACAGCGCGTAACGGGCATTTTGGCCGTGAATTGCAAGATTTCACCTGGGAAAAAACCGATATGGTGGAACAGATCAAAAAAGAGGCCGGGCTTTAA
- a CDS encoding protein kinase, with product MDYCFTDVAPRPTVNEKLGHCRILELIASGGSSDVYKVFHEQLEVIRAIKILKPGYSAECKNRLEMEAKISANLCHPNILDVYGFSFWREIPYIEMEFVDGISLNELLARNGTLPAHLALSITHYVCEALNYAGNQKISLYGKHYEGVIHRDIKPANILIASNGTVKLADFGIARPNEVSIHTTRSKLIGTFAYLSPEQFSKDKLDSRCDIYSLGCVLYELIAGKKAYPQRVLNELIGMKIRGVYDEINAPKPIIRIVKKMMDVNREKRYKNASELDKDVLTVLKDITAETPDTIIKSSTQEHTIDFPIAPPRKSPMVLLLPLSFLLLGALLLSVYLFFSRQPGSATKEVTIAETQTPDKQEAQEENETKQRKPEVAETKTETVPQTAVQRTPSQRQPTPTDAASEEQDETNEQYLTYLRQGIAHYNSRNFLRAIPNLENGYEIKGSESADSLIVFLVHSYIEQGLIAKAEKLLEKHSVNDPFWLMLEALSRNARGRYSEAERVLTRINNTTSRFSNTLSFEVPYHLASVRKNMYQENPSSENLQIAIQSWQSFLRQCNESGGACDQTAYQLDMSAF from the coding sequence ATGGATTATTGCTTTACAGATGTTGCGCCGAGACCCACTGTAAATGAGAAGCTTGGGCATTGCCGCATACTTGAACTTATCGCGAGTGGGGGGAGCTCTGATGTATACAAGGTCTTCCACGAGCAATTAGAGGTCATAAGAGCAATAAAAATCCTAAAGCCCGGTTACAGTGCTGAATGTAAAAACCGGCTCGAAATGGAAGCCAAGATTAGCGCCAATCTCTGTCATCCAAATATCCTTGATGTGTACGGGTTTTCATTCTGGAGAGAAATACCGTACATAGAGATGGAATTTGTTGATGGAATCTCATTAAATGAACTACTCGCAAGAAACGGAACCCTCCCTGCTCACCTTGCTCTCTCCATAACACACTATGTTTGCGAAGCACTCAATTATGCGGGGAACCAGAAAATAAGCCTCTATGGAAAGCACTATGAGGGGGTTATTCACAGGGATATTAAACCTGCCAACATACTCATCGCTTCAAACGGCACAGTAAAGCTTGCAGACTTTGGTATCGCAAGACCAAATGAAGTGAGCATTCATACTACCCGCTCAAAACTAATCGGAACATTTGCCTATCTTAGTCCCGAACAGTTCAGTAAGGATAAACTGGATAGCCGCTGTGACATCTATTCCTTAGGGTGTGTGCTGTATGAGCTGATCGCGGGGAAGAAAGCGTACCCTCAAAGAGTACTAAATGAGCTTATAGGCATGAAGATACGGGGAGTGTATGATGAAATAAATGCTCCTAAGCCAATCATTCGTATCGTGAAAAAAATGATGGATGTAAACAGGGAGAAGCGTTACAAAAACGCATCTGAACTGGATAAAGATGTATTGACTGTACTTAAAGATATCACTGCAGAGACACCGGATACCATAATCAAAAGTAGCACACAGGAACACACGATAGACTTTCCTATTGCACCACCCAGAAAATCTCCCATGGTTTTACTGCTGCCACTCTCATTTCTGCTTTTGGGCGCGCTCTTACTCAGCGTATACCTCTTTTTTTCCAGACAGCCAGGATCGGCAACCAAAGAGGTCACGATAGCTGAAACTCAAACTCCTGACAAGCAAGAGGCTCAAGAGGAAAACGAAACTAAACAGCGGAAGCCAGAGGTGGCTGAGACCAAAACTGAAACCGTTCCACAAACAGCAGTACAAAGAACGCCTTCACAAAGACAACCAACCCCAACGGACGCGGCCTCTGAGGAGCAGGACGAAACCAATGAGCAATACCTTACCTATCTCAGACAGGGGATAGCTCATTACAACTCCCGAAACTTTCTCAGGGCTATCCCAAATCTTGAGAACGGCTATGAAATCAAAGGTAGCGAATCTGCTGACTCTCTTATCGTATTTCTGGTGCATAGTTATATTGAACAGGGCCTAATTGCCAAAGCAGAAAAATTACTTGAAAAACACAGTGTAAATGATCCGTTCTGGTTAATGCTTGAGGCGCTTAGCCGCAATGCCAGAGGACGTTACAGCGAAGCTGAACGAGTTCTTACAAGAATCAATAACACTACTTCACGTTTTTCAAATACTCTTTCCTTTGAAGTGCCCTACCACCTGGCATCGGTGCGCAAAAATATGTATCAGGAAAACCCCAGTTCAGAAAATCTGCAGATTGCTATTCAAAGTTGGCAAAGTTTTCTAAGGCAGTGTAATGAAAGTGGCGGCGCCTGCGATCAGACTGCCTATCAACTGGATATGTCTGCTTTTTAA